Proteins encoded within one genomic window of Bacteroidota bacterium:
- a CDS encoding radical SAM protein, translating into MKIVLTHGYFLEEDEKEKLIMKPYVPLGILYIGAFLEKKGKAVNIFDSTFSSFQEQKEFLLKEIPDVIGIYTNLMTKLNVLRLITFLRKENKFRRTKIILGGPEVRHHAKEFLQAGADVVVIGEGEETMHELCCVFENNKELAAVNGIAWKKNEEIIFNPERTLLKNIDELPFPARNKVELQKYFTAWKNAHGYSMISMSTMRGCPYTCKWCSRAVYGGTYRRRSAVLVAEEIEQLKKNYSFDKIWFVDDVFTISHKWMKAFHDEIISRKIKISYEIITRADRLNEEVIRLLRNSGCFRVWIGAESGSQKIIDAMDRRVEVKEVCAIIQLVKKHGMEAGTFIMLGYPGETEEDIRATIDHLSDSDPDHFTLTIAYPIKGTPLYEETEKKFIGKREWSVSTDRDIDFKRTHPRKYYEHALRWVNNEVAFRKKRKSGKNDVKLKLKSLISRARMRMSR; encoded by the coding sequence TTGAAAATCGTATTGACACACGGATATTTCCTGGAAGAAGATGAGAAAGAAAAACTCATCATGAAACCGTATGTCCCGCTCGGAATTTTATATATCGGTGCTTTCCTTGAGAAAAAAGGGAAAGCTGTTAATATTTTCGACAGCACCTTTTCTTCGTTTCAGGAGCAGAAAGAATTCCTGTTGAAAGAAATTCCGGATGTGATCGGAATTTATACCAACCTGATGACCAAACTGAATGTGCTCCGGCTGATCACATTTCTCAGGAAAGAAAATAAATTCAGGAGAACAAAGATCATTCTCGGCGGGCCGGAAGTCCGTCATCACGCAAAAGAATTCCTGCAGGCAGGAGCAGATGTGGTGGTAATCGGTGAAGGAGAAGAAACGATGCATGAATTATGTTGTGTTTTTGAAAACAACAAAGAGCTTGCTGCTGTAAATGGAATTGCCTGGAAAAAAAATGAGGAGATCATTTTCAATCCGGAAAGAACACTTCTGAAGAATATAGACGAGCTGCCATTCCCGGCGCGGAATAAAGTGGAACTTCAAAAATATTTTACCGCATGGAAAAATGCGCACGGCTATTCCATGATCTCCATGAGCACGATGCGCGGATGCCCATATACCTGCAAGTGGTGCAGCCGCGCTGTATATGGAGGCACGTACCGGAGAAGAAGCGCAGTACTCGTTGCAGAGGAGATCGAACAACTGAAAAAAAATTATTCCTTCGATAAGATCTGGTTTGTGGATGATGTGTTCACGATCAGTCATAAATGGATGAAAGCATTTCACGATGAAATTATTTCCAGGAAAATAAAGATCAGTTACGAGATCATTACACGTGCCGACCGGCTGAATGAAGAAGTAATACGGCTGCTGAGGAATTCCGGTTGTTTCCGTGTGTGGATAGGAGCCGAGAGCGGATCACAGAAGATCATTGACGCGATGGACCGGAGAGTGGAAGTGAAAGAGGTTTGTGCTATAATACAACTTGTGAAAAAACACGGAATGGAAGCCGGAACATTTATCATGCTCGGTTACCCGGGAGAAACAGAAGAAGATATTCGCGCCACGATTGATCATCTTTCTGATTCTGATCCCGACCATTTCACGCTCACGATCGCTTACCCGATAAAAGGAACGCCGCTTTATGAAGAAACAGAAAAAAAATTCATTGGGAAAAGAGAATGGTCAGTTTCTACCGACCGTGATATTGATTTCAAGAGAACGCACCCGAGAAAATATTATGAGCATGCTTTACGCTGGGTGAATAATGAAGTGGCTTTCAGGAAAAAAAGGAAATCGGGGAAAAATGATGTGAAGTTGAAATTAAAATCGCTGATTTCCAGGGCCAGGATGAGAATGAGCCGATGA
- a CDS encoding class I SAM-dependent methyltransferase, with protein MNAAEIAFDKYAANYDASFTETCIGKLQRKRVWRYLEKNISSTTHPELLELNCGTGTDAEWLCRKGFLVTATDSSSGMIRAAEQKLKSENIKIIQCDIRNVPKKFSGKKFDIIFSDFGGMNCLDPDSIQDAAEKMNDLLNGSGRLVMVIMGRNCKWEQFYFKRKKDMKNAYRRRNANAVEADIAGSKVATWYYSPEEIKKYFGKYFTVRNCKPIGIAIPPSYTRNYFQQHSFYLEMLNAAESILGKFSRLSDKADHYLIDLVRK; from the coding sequence ATGAACGCAGCTGAGATCGCTTTCGATAAATATGCCGCAAACTATGACGCATCCTTCACGGAAACGTGCATCGGGAAACTGCAGCGCAAAAGAGTTTGGCGTTATCTTGAAAAAAATATTTCTTCGACGACACATCCTGAATTGCTCGAATTGAATTGCGGAACGGGGACAGATGCGGAATGGCTTTGCCGGAAAGGATTCCTTGTAACGGCTACTGATAGTTCTTCCGGAATGATCCGTGCGGCTGAACAGAAACTGAAAAGTGAGAACATAAAAATCATTCAATGTGATATTCGTAATGTGCCGAAAAAATTTTCCGGAAAAAAATTCGATATAATCTTTTCTGATTTCGGTGGAATGAATTGCCTTGATCCGGATTCGATACAGGACGCTGCTGAAAAAATGAATGACTTGCTCAACGGGAGCGGGCGTCTCGTAATGGTGATCATGGGAAGGAACTGCAAATGGGAGCAATTTTATTTCAAAAGAAAGAAGGATATGAAAAATGCGTATCGACGGAGAAATGCAAACGCAGTTGAAGCAGATATTGCCGGGAGCAAAGTGGCAACATGGTACTATAGCCCGGAAGAAATAAAAAAGTATTTCGGAAAATATTTCACAGTCCGGAATTGCAAACCGATTGGTATAGCCATTCCACCTTCTTATACCCGGAACTATTTTCAGCAACATTCCTTTTATCTGGAAATGTTGAATGCCGCTGAATCAATTCTCGGAAAATTTTCCCGTTTGTCTGATAAAGCCGATCATTACCTCATTGATCTTGTGCGAAAATAA
- a CDS encoding T9SS type A sorting domain-containing protein: protein MKKIYTLSVFIFCLSFAKAQNSIPNGNFENWTTGTYEYPSFATQTSNPEAFLRCQVPFNCLKTSDYYHGAYAVQLVTHIGADTCFGYFINGNPNGPPTNYWPGGIPYNQQATGVRGYYKNNTLGNDTARILLSFKLNGANIGVYVLPFYGVHNSYTPFNITFSPALPFAPDTVIIAAASSDFLNNNLVMNNSMFQLDSLTFTGVASQPAQFDGDFETWNSQTIYSPTNWYSNTNDAGTSVTQTTDRVAGNFACELMTYLGQRGPNSTPAANSSSVSTGMWSNSCNCQLGGNAFTNQIDTLEFYYKYLPSGNDSAEVDMNYILNGNSINWFGRRLGASASYQLVDIPFNLAQAPDSVIININSSLWQDSALTYVGSDLKVDEMHFKTQPLTTSIPVAFSGLKNIPFVYPNPSNGIFIIQSPSTIDRVEVMNDLGEMIYSSESNSQSVNVNLSSQAAGIYFVKILSGEKIFTEKIIVK from the coding sequence ATGAAAAAAATTTACACGCTTTCAGTTTTTATTTTCTGCCTTTCATTTGCAAAGGCACAGAACTCCATTCCCAATGGAAATTTTGAAAACTGGACTACCGGAACTTACGAGTATCCTTCCTTTGCAACCCAGACTTCAAATCCTGAAGCATTTTTGCGCTGCCAGGTTCCATTCAACTGTTTAAAAACATCTGACTACTACCACGGCGCTTATGCGGTTCAACTCGTCACTCACATTGGCGCGGATACCTGTTTCGGATATTTCATCAATGGAAATCCGAACGGACCTCCAACAAATTACTGGCCCGGTGGAATTCCATACAACCAGCAGGCGACAGGAGTCCGCGGTTATTATAAAAACAATACTCTGGGAAATGATACGGCACGCATCCTCCTTTCATTTAAACTGAACGGCGCGAACATTGGCGTTTATGTTTTACCTTTTTACGGAGTGCATAATTCTTACACCCCTTTCAACATTACATTTTCTCCCGCACTTCCCTTTGCACCCGACACGGTGATCATTGCTGCAGCTTCAAGCGATTTTCTCAACAACAACCTGGTGATGAATAACAGCATGTTCCAGCTCGACAGTCTTACGTTCACCGGTGTTGCAAGTCAGCCCGCGCAATTCGACGGGGATTTTGAAACATGGAACAGTCAAACAATTTATAGTCCGACGAACTGGTATTCGAATACCAATGACGCCGGAACAAGCGTTACACAAACTACAGATCGTGTTGCGGGAAATTTCGCCTGTGAACTGATGACGTATCTCGGTCAGCGTGGACCTAATTCAACTCCGGCAGCAAATTCTTCCAGTGTTTCTACAGGTATGTGGAGTAATTCCTGCAATTGCCAATTGGGAGGCAATGCATTCACCAACCAAATTGACACGCTTGAATTTTATTATAAGTATTTGCCATCAGGAAATGATTCTGCTGAAGTGGATATGAATTATATTCTGAATGGAAATTCCATTAATTGGTTTGGACGACGCCTGGGAGCTTCAGCTTCTTATCAACTCGTTGATATTCCATTTAACCTCGCGCAGGCGCCCGATTCCGTGATCATCAATATTAATTCTTCACTGTGGCAGGATTCAGCACTGACTTATGTGGGCTCCGATCTGAAAGTAGATGAGATGCATTTCAAAACACAACCACTCACCACTTCGATCCCTGTTGCTTTCTCCGGATTGAAAAATATTCCATTCGTTTATCCGAATCCTTCCAATGGAATTTTTATTATCCAGTCTCCGTCAACTATCGATCGCGTGGAAGTGATGAATGATCTGGGTGAAATGATCTATTCTTCCGAATCGAATTCGCAAAGTGTAAATGTGAACCTCTCTTCACAGGCGGCAGGAATTTATTTTGTGAAAATTCTTTCCGGAGAAAAAATATTCACGGAAAAAATTATTGTAAAATAA
- a CDS encoding type II toxin-antitoxin system RelE/ParE family toxin, translating to MAEKIVWSNKFRKELRKILEYLDQHNQSNVYSTKLIGEIVEAFNLIRENNRLGKEASMTDVRIVIVDKFLLFYKITSKELIVLAIFDGRRNPSSQKMR from the coding sequence ATGGCTGAAAAAATAGTCTGGTCGAACAAATTCAGAAAGGAGCTGCGGAAAATACTTGAATACTTGGATCAGCACAATCAAAGCAATGTTTACAGTACCAAATTGATCGGTGAAATTGTTGAGGCGTTCAACCTTATCCGTGAAAACAATCGATTAGGTAAAGAAGCTTCAATGACGGATGTAAGAATTGTCATCGTCGATAAATTCCTTTTGTTTTACAAAATAACAAGTAAAGAACTCATCGTGCTGGCGATTTTTGACGGCAGAAGAAATCCTTCATCGCAAAAGATGCGTTAG
- a CDS encoding MFS transporter, translating into MSLLNDMAGELLYPVLPLYLTSIGYGVVWIGILEGVAEAVAGSTKSWFGEWSDHLGKRLPFVRFGYFLSAIAKPSLIFIASPFWALFTRASDRLGKGVRTGARDAMLAEETGQNVRGKVFGFHRAMDTAGAFIGPVIALVWIGFHRDGNYRPLFYFALLPGLFGVSVLFLLKEKAGKVKSSVHRKKLFSFSYWKRSSRAFRRLVGILTLFALFNSSDMFLLLRVKDLFPNGAIISGWNISPAMLVIACYIFSNFIYAIISFPAGSLSDRSGPKKMLIMGFVFFVMMYSGMALLVPGHSGNLRIVVLLFFIYGLYSAFTDGISRAWVSMICGQEDKGKALGLFSAFASIATLFASVTAGLLWKFAGPLPVFILPSLVAVITIFWLIFLTKEPEFKKK; encoded by the coding sequence GTGAGTTTACTCAACGACATGGCCGGTGAATTACTTTACCCGGTGTTGCCACTTTATCTCACATCGATCGGTTATGGTGTAGTATGGATCGGGATTCTTGAAGGTGTGGCGGAAGCAGTGGCGGGTTCTACAAAAAGCTGGTTCGGCGAATGGAGTGATCATCTTGGAAAACGTTTGCCTTTTGTTCGCTTCGGATATTTTCTCAGTGCCATTGCAAAACCTTCATTAATATTTATTGCGTCTCCTTTCTGGGCATTGTTCACGCGTGCGAGTGATCGCCTGGGAAAAGGTGTACGCACGGGAGCGCGTGATGCGATGCTTGCGGAAGAGACAGGACAAAATGTGCGCGGAAAAGTTTTTGGTTTTCACCGCGCAATGGATACTGCCGGTGCATTCATAGGTCCGGTCATTGCTTTGGTGTGGATCGGTTTTCACCGCGACGGAAATTACCGTCCTCTTTTTTATTTCGCACTGTTGCCGGGATTATTCGGTGTTTCTGTTTTGTTCCTGCTGAAAGAAAAAGCCGGGAAAGTGAAGAGCAGTGTTCATCGCAAAAAACTTTTTTCATTTTCATACTGGAAAAGATCGTCGCGTGCTTTCAGGCGGTTGGTGGGAATACTCACGCTCTTTGCTTTATTCAACAGTTCCGACATGTTCCTTCTTCTGCGGGTAAAAGATCTTTTTCCCAATGGTGCAATAATTTCGGGATGGAATATTTCTCCCGCCATGCTGGTGATCGCCTGTTATATTTTTTCGAATTTCATTTACGCGATCATTTCTTTTCCGGCAGGATCATTGTCGGACAGATCGGGCCCGAAAAAAATGCTCATTATGGGATTTGTTTTTTTCGTGATGATGTATTCAGGGATGGCATTGCTTGTGCCGGGCCACAGCGGAAACCTGCGGATCGTTGTGCTGTTATTTTTTATTTACGGATTGTATTCTGCATTCACGGATGGAATTTCACGCGCATGGGTGAGCATGATCTGCGGGCAAGAAGACAAAGGAAAAGCATTGGGACTTTTTTCTGCATTCGCCAGTATTGCCACACTCTTTGCAAGTGTTACAGCAGGATTGTTATGGAAATTTGCAGGGCCATTACCGGTATTCATTCTTCCCTCTCTTGTTGCGGTCATCACAATTTTCTGGCTTATCTTTCTGACGAAAGAACCTGAATTTAAAAAAAAATAA
- a CDS encoding acyl-CoA dehydrogenase family protein — protein MSTALKGGEFLIKETAAADIFIPEEWDEENLMMAQSCKDFLAQEIFPNLDRIDAQEPGLMQSLLDKAAQLGLLGISVPEEYGGFGKDFKTSMLTTEVVGAGHSFAVAISAHTGIGTLPILYYGNAEQKKKYLPKLVSGEWKACYCLTEPGSGSDANSGKTHAILSADGKNYVINGQKMWITNSGFADIFIVFAKIDNDENLSAFIIEKNFGGIELQPEEHKMGIKGSSTRQVFFNDCKVPVENLLSERQNGFKIAVNILNVGRIKLAAAALGGSKGTITSAAKYSNERQQFGRPIAKYGAIKHKLGEMAIQVFSMESALYRATQNIDDAIKTLHAGGMEYEKAKLKGVEQFAAEAAILKVHGSEVLDFVVDEGVQIYGGMGYSAEAPMDRAYRDARINRIFEGTNEINRMLIVDMLLKRAMKGELDLMGPATKVAGELMSIPDFGTTDDSLFAAEKRAIAGFKKGILLVAGAAVQKLMMQLAKEQEVLMDIADMLIDLYACESVQLRVEKLVGMRGADACAIQTDMMRCAIYDAADRIAKSGKDAINSFAEGDEQRMMLMGLRRFTKVDPFNTKEARRRIAGKILEENKYCW, from the coding sequence ATGAGCACCGCACTAAAAGGAGGAGAATTCCTGATCAAAGAAACAGCCGCCGCAGACATTTTCATTCCCGAAGAATGGGACGAAGAAAATTTAATGATGGCGCAATCGTGTAAAGATTTTCTCGCACAGGAAATTTTTCCCAATCTCGATCGCATCGATGCGCAGGAACCGGGTTTGATGCAATCGCTTCTCGACAAAGCGGCGCAACTCGGTTTACTCGGAATTTCTGTTCCGGAAGAATACGGCGGATTCGGAAAAGATTTTAAAACGTCCATGCTCACAACAGAAGTGGTGGGTGCCGGACATTCTTTCGCCGTTGCAATTTCCGCGCACACCGGTATCGGAACATTGCCCATTCTTTATTATGGAAATGCAGAACAGAAGAAAAAATACCTGCCGAAACTCGTGAGCGGAGAATGGAAAGCGTGTTATTGCCTTACCGAACCGGGTTCAGGTTCCGATGCAAATTCAGGAAAGACGCATGCTATACTTTCTGCCGATGGAAAAAATTATGTGATCAACGGGCAGAAAATGTGGATTACGAATTCCGGTTTCGCCGATATTTTCATTGTATTCGCAAAGATCGATAACGATGAAAATCTCAGCGCATTCATCATAGAGAAAAATTTTGGCGGAATTGAATTACAACCGGAAGAACATAAAATGGGGATCAAAGGAAGTTCTACGCGCCAGGTTTTTTTCAACGATTGTAAAGTTCCGGTGGAAAATCTTTTGTCGGAGCGGCAGAATGGTTTCAAGATCGCCGTGAATATCCTCAACGTGGGAAGAATAAAATTAGCCGCGGCTGCATTGGGCGGATCGAAAGGAACCATTACTTCCGCTGCAAAATATTCCAATGAACGTCAGCAATTCGGAAGGCCTATTGCAAAATACGGCGCCATCAAACACAAACTCGGTGAAATGGCGATACAGGTTTTCTCAATGGAATCTGCTTTGTATCGCGCAACACAGAATATTGACGATGCGATTAAAACGTTGCACGCCGGCGGAATGGAATATGAAAAAGCAAAATTGAAAGGCGTAGAACAATTTGCAGCAGAAGCAGCCATTTTAAAAGTTCATGGTTCCGAAGTTTTGGATTTTGTGGTGGACGAAGGTGTGCAGATCTATGGAGGAATGGGATATTCTGCGGAAGCTCCAATGGATCGTGCCTATCGTGATGCGCGCATCAACAGAATTTTCGAAGGAACAAATGAAATTAATCGAATGCTCATTGTCGATATGCTTTTAAAACGCGCGATGAAAGGAGAACTTGATCTGATGGGGCCGGCAACAAAAGTTGCAGGAGAATTAATGTCGATTCCCGATTTCGGAACGACTGACGATTCTTTGTTCGCCGCAGAAAAACGCGCCATTGCCGGATTCAAAAAAGGAATTCTGCTTGTTGCAGGAGCGGCTGTGCAGAAATTAATGATGCAGCTCGCGAAAGAACAGGAAGTGCTCATGGACATTGCCGATATGCTCATTGATCTTTACGCGTGCGAGTCTGTGCAGTTGCGCGTGGAGAAGCTCGTGGGTATGCGCGGTGCAGATGCGTGCGCGATCCAGACCGACATGATGCGTTGCGCGATCTACGATGCAGCAGACCGAATTGCAAAATCAGGAAAAGATGCGATCAATAGTTTTGCAGAAGGAGATGAACAAAGAATGATGCTGATGGGATTGAGAAGATTTACAAAAGTAGATCCGTTCAACACGAAAGAAGCACGGAGAAGAATTGCGGGAAAGATTTTAGAAGAGAATAAATATTGCTGGTGA
- a CDS encoding B12-binding domain-containing radical SAM protein yields the protein MRVLFSHSWFMHFDQKQDRAAQPYPPYGTILAAAFLRENGHRVQLFDPQFSNRAGELIPFMEKFSPHVFVIFDDGFNYLTKMCLTNMREAAFEMQRVAKKFSSTVVVCSSDASDHYEKYLDNGADFVIRGEAEQSLLMLVNELRKKNIPENIPGLVSRKNGKTICNRNSEVMKDLDLFPVPAWDLLDIEKYRSAWMAAHDSFSLNVATTRGCPYKCNWCAKPIYGNRYNSRSPEKVVEELSMLQKKFSPDHFWFADDIFGLKPGWVKKFANILEVKGLKIKFKIQSRADLLVQENYVNDLARAGCESVWMGAESGSQKILDAMEKGTTIGQIREATRLLKKNNIHPALFLQFGYPGEMKEDIEKTIALVDELQPDDIGISVSYPLPGTKFYETVKTELVQKQNWSDSDDLELMFSNFYPKEFYRILHRYVHRRFRRKQGVRLLKKIILSPSGSGRNDLRRVAAIPFYAQLEFSGRKKLAAFPDERS from the coding sequence ATGCGCGTTCTTTTTTCTCATTCCTGGTTCATGCATTTCGATCAGAAACAAGATCGGGCTGCGCAACCTTATCCGCCATACGGTACAATTCTCGCTGCTGCATTCCTCCGTGAAAATGGACACCGTGTTCAATTGTTCGATCCGCAATTCTCGAACCGTGCCGGTGAATTGATCCCGTTCATGGAGAAATTCAGTCCGCATGTGTTCGTAATCTTTGATGATGGTTTCAATTACCTCACAAAAATGTGCCTGACCAATATGCGGGAAGCTGCGTTTGAAATGCAGCGCGTTGCAAAAAAATTTTCCTCCACGGTCGTCGTGTGCAGCAGCGATGCAAGTGATCATTATGAAAAATACCTCGACAACGGCGCCGATTTTGTTATTCGCGGCGAAGCTGAACAATCGTTGCTGATGCTGGTGAATGAACTCAGGAAAAAAAATATTCCCGAAAATATTCCGGGATTGGTTTCCAGGAAAAATGGAAAGACGATCTGCAACAGGAACAGTGAAGTGATGAAAGACCTCGATCTTTTTCCTGTTCCTGCGTGGGATCTTCTGGACATTGAAAAATACCGCTCAGCGTGGATGGCAGCACATGATTCTTTTTCTCTCAACGTTGCTACCACGAGAGGATGTCCGTACAAATGCAACTGGTGCGCAAAACCGATCTACGGCAATCGATACAATTCACGCTCACCGGAAAAAGTAGTGGAAGAACTTTCGATGCTTCAGAAAAAATTTAGTCCTGACCATTTCTGGTTTGCTGACGATATTTTCGGATTGAAACCGGGCTGGGTGAAAAAATTTGCGAATATTCTCGAGGTGAAAGGACTGAAAATAAAATTCAAAATACAATCAAGGGCCGATCTGCTCGTGCAGGAAAATTATGTGAATGATCTCGCACGTGCAGGATGTGAGAGCGTGTGGATGGGCGCGGAAAGCGGATCGCAGAAAATTCTGGATGCAATGGAAAAAGGGACGACTATCGGACAGATCAGGGAAGCCACGCGCTTGCTGAAAAAAAACAACATTCATCCTGCGCTTTTTCTCCAGTTCGGTTATCCCGGCGAGATGAAAGAAGATATTGAGAAAACAATTGCACTGGTCGATGAACTTCAGCCGGATGATATTGGAATTTCTGTTTCCTATCCATTGCCCGGGACAAAATTCTATGAAACTGTGAAAACAGAACTCGTTCAGAAACAAAACTGGTCCGATTCCGATGATCTCGAACTGATGTTCAGTAATTTTTACCCCAAAGAATTTTACAGGATACTTCATCGCTATGTACACCGGAGATTCCGCCGGAAACAGGGAGTGCGTCTCCTGAAAAAAATAATTCTTTCACCATCCGGCTCCGGGCGAAACGATCTGCGCCGCGTTGCAGCAATTCCATTTTATGCGCAGCTTGAATTTTCAGGAAGAAAAAAATTAGCAGCATTTCCCGATGAACGCAGCTGA
- a CDS encoding WG repeat-containing protein: MRSVTFFFFSFFIIDGFSQRLPDVIPYRIGNLWGGVDSTKKIIVPVKYESVYVCDDSAALVIVQKNKKQGAYNFKGKLTVPLIYDEIECDKGWKYLFVRKNGKYGFLDLKGKIIVPTIYDQIDWDPSLDSVNVRRNYLWGLLKVSTGKEIIPCATRQEPDEMFGYYEFIRKNKHGLRTRAGRVIIPAAYQYFNFDDYPVIYASRQKEIFPCAVYDTSGKLIVKKLKTGQLEDYTDSLALVEVKEGYELVSVSGKILLKENYKGNYVDMSYWGSKYFLIADQSGLQGVINIHKKEIVKPAYGGISFYFLKWGTVFFVSDTSGKKNWIIDSLGKTILTLDSGIYSYELYDHFFIVRNKDKVRVGVMDYKGKMIIPFDYEDIHYDGSENIFMYREWNKWGLMDVTGKKITDAKYYSISQFQNGNAFVQTKTTPHNDNLIDKTGNLILPANKYDSLLTYYEYYEVNLHGNYFHPENWSYKPVIYCMSHSGEGLLSPSGKIIIPDTFSAIVPYEKKLYKVYLRNKTVYSDINGTHEISPYAVYDSTGNRLSDFYDEIIFDAVNPDKVVSLIKNGKLGYANEQFKWIIPAEYYSGAVIYHEKRHGGRVKYESRHYILEYDYYEYYMQQTKDGLLDVYTESGTKREGLSGKASHLQSIDDKKLLYIFSGTTSFYEINSNKKMSGVNSWDGIMDSTGKIIIPQVYRNFVIGAPEPGYIGATDTLGHSRYFDFTGKELHTFSDSVSVYGTHTPGVFIMQKGKKYGLVSSEDGHVIVPAIYDHLYQPNKNRYFIFSIDKKWGIMNAKGNIIVKDLDGISEDYFVPGLFRVYGKYDEVKKEAEYLGNMDIHGTKYWEE; encoded by the coding sequence ATGAGATCCGTCACTTTCTTTTTCTTTTCTTTTTTTATTATAGATGGTTTTTCCCAGCGATTACCGGATGTGATTCCGTACAGGATTGGAAATTTGTGGGGAGGTGTGGATAGCACGAAAAAAATAATTGTTCCGGTAAAGTATGAATCCGTTTATGTGTGTGATGATTCTGCAGCGTTGGTCATCGTGCAGAAAAACAAAAAGCAAGGCGCGTACAATTTCAAAGGGAAATTGACCGTTCCGCTCATTTACGATGAAATTGAATGTGATAAAGGATGGAAATATTTATTCGTTCGCAAGAATGGGAAATATGGTTTTCTTGATCTTAAAGGAAAAATAATTGTTCCCACTATTTACGATCAGATCGATTGGGATCCTTCGCTGGACTCGGTTAACGTGAGAAGAAATTATTTGTGGGGGCTTCTTAAAGTATCGACCGGAAAAGAAATCATTCCCTGTGCAACAAGGCAGGAGCCGGATGAAATGTTTGGATATTATGAATTCATCAGGAAAAATAAGCATGGCCTGAGAACGAGGGCAGGAAGGGTGATCATTCCCGCAGCGTATCAGTATTTTAATTTTGATGATTACCCGGTGATCTACGCCTCCAGGCAAAAGGAAATTTTTCCTTGCGCTGTTTACGATACGTCAGGAAAACTAATTGTAAAAAAACTTAAGACTGGCCAGTTGGAAGATTACACAGATTCATTGGCATTAGTGGAAGTAAAAGAAGGGTACGAGCTTGTATCTGTTTCCGGCAAAATTTTGCTGAAAGAAAATTATAAAGGCAACTATGTCGACATGAGTTATTGGGGGAGTAAATACTTTCTGATCGCTGATCAATCAGGATTGCAGGGTGTGATCAACATTCACAAGAAGGAAATAGTAAAACCGGCGTATGGCGGCATCAGTTTTTATTTCCTGAAATGGGGAACTGTGTTTTTTGTTTCAGATACATCCGGTAAAAAAAATTGGATCATTGACTCACTGGGAAAAACAATTCTTACTCTCGATTCCGGAATTTATTCCTATGAATTGTATGACCACTTTTTCATTGTGAGAAATAAAGATAAAGTAAGGGTGGGAGTAATGGATTACAAAGGAAAAATGATTATTCCATTTGACTACGAGGATATTCATTATGACGGAAGTGAAAATATTTTCATGTATCGCGAGTGGAATAAGTGGGGACTCATGGATGTTACAGGAAAAAAAATAACCGATGCGAAATATTATTCCATTAGTCAATTTCAGAATGGTAATGCATTTGTTCAGACCAAAACAACTCCGCATAATGATAATCTTATTGATAAAACCGGGAATTTAATTTTACCGGCAAATAAGTATGATTCATTATTGACTTATTATGAATATTACGAAGTCAATTTGCATGGAAATTACTTTCACCCGGAAAACTGGAGTTACAAGCCCGTCATTTATTGCATGAGTCATTCCGGGGAAGGACTACTTTCCCCGTCAGGAAAAATCATTATCCCGGATACATTCAGCGCCATCGTACCTTATGAAAAAAAGCTTTACAAAGTTTATCTCCGGAATAAAACTGTTTACAGCGACATAAATGGAACACATGAAATCAGTCCGTATGCGGTGTATGATTCTACCGGGAATCGTTTATCGGATTTTTATGACGAGATAATTTTCGATGCGGTGAATCCGGATAAGGTAGTTTCATTGATAAAAAACGGAAAACTTGGTTATGCAAATGAGCAATTCAAATGGATCATTCCCGCGGAATATTATTCCGGGGCAGTCATTTATCACGAGAAGCGACATGGCGGAAGAGTAAAGTACGAATCCAGACACTACATCCTGGAATACGACTACTATGAATATTATATGCAGCAAACGAAAGATGGTTTGCTGGATGTATACACTGAATCGGGAACGAAGCGTGAAGGTTTATCGGGAAAAGCCAGTCATCTCCAAAGTATTGACGATAAAAAACTGCTCTATATTTTTTCAGGTACAACTTCTTTTTATGAAATAAACAGCAATAAAAAAATGTCAGGCGTAAATTCGTGGGATGGAATTATGGACAGCACTGGAAAAATTATTATTCCACAAGTGTATCGCAATTTTGTAATCGGCGCTCCCGAGCCGGGTTACATAGGAGCAACAGATACGCTTGGGCATTCCCGCTATTTTGATTTTACGGGGAAAGAACTCCACACATTTTCGGATTCTGTCAGTGTTTACGGAACGCATACGCCCGGAGTGTTTATCATGCAGAAAGGAAAAAAATATGGATTGGTTTCTTCTGAAGATGGACATGTGATCGTTCCGGCCATTTACGATCATCTTTACCAACCCAACAAAAACAGATATTTTATTTTTTCCATCGACAAGAAATGGGGGATCATGAATGCGAAAGGAAATATTATTGTGAAGGATCTTGATGGTATCTCGGAAGATTATTTTGTGCCGGGTTTATTCCGGGTTTATGGAAAATATGATGAAGTCAAAAAAGAAGCAGAATATTTAGGGAATATGGATATTCACGGAACGAAATATTGGGAAGAATGA